Within Desulfomicrobium escambiense DSM 10707, the genomic segment ATCGGCCAACCTGGCCGAGGCCGTGTACCTGAGCCGCACCCGCGAGGTCGAGGACTGGCGTTTCCTGGCCGCCCTTGGCATAGAGGATCTGGGCAAGGGCGACAGCCGCAAGCTCCTGGAGAATTTCCGCCTGGAGGAACTGCCTGGCATCGGGCAGGAGCGGATCGAAGCCATCCGCGGCTTCGGCGCCGTCACTGCCCGCTCCGTCGCCGCGGGTCTCGAACGCATGGCCCCGACCCTGCGCCATCTGCTCGCCCTCGGTTTCAACATCCGTCCCACGGGCGCGGCACGGTCCGAAGGCTCGGCGGGAGCGAGCCCCCTGGCGGGCAAGCACGTGGTCTTCACGGGCAAGATGCGCGGCTCCCGCGAGGAAATGCAGGAGCAGGCCAGGGCCCTGGGGGCCTTGGTGCAGAGCGCCGTCAACGCCAAGACCGACTACCTGGTCTGCGGCGAAAACGTCGGGGCGGCCAAGACGGCCAAGGCCCGGCAGTTCGGCACCGCAATCCTGAACGAGGAAGAGTACGTGCGCTTGATCGGCGTGGACGAGAACCATCAACACGAGGAGTTGGGACAATGAGCATTCCTGTCATCATCATGGGCGCCAAGGGGCGGATGGGTTCCACCCTGGTCCGTCTGGCCTCGGAATCCGACGATTTCAGCGTGCAAGGGGTTGTGGAGCGGGCCGAGTACAGCGCCGGGCTGGAGCTCCTGGGCTGCCCCGTGGCGCATGACCTGCAGGACCTGCTGCCGTCCTGCCCGGGCGCAACCGTCATCGACTTCACGGCTCCGGAAGTGAGCCTGTCCACGGCCCGCAAGGCCTCCAAGACCGGCAACCCCGTGGTCATAGGCACCACCGGCCTCTCGGCCGAACAGCTGGCGGAGCTGGAGACCCTGGCCAGGGATATTCCGATCTTCTGGTCCCCGAACATGTCCATCGGCGTCAACGCCCTGGTCCGCGTCCTGCCCATGCTCGAACGCATCCTGGGCGAGGCCTACGACATGGAGATCACCGAGATCCATCACCACCACAAGAAGGACGCGCCCAGCGGCACGGCCGTGAAGCTGGCCCAGGTCCTGGCCGAGTCCCGCGGCTGGAAGATGGAGGACGTCGGTAACTACGGCCGCCAGGGCATCATTGGCGCCCGTCCCCACGAGGAACTCGGCGTGCACGCCCTGCGCGGCGGCGACGTGGTCGGCGACCACACGGTCTACTTCTTCGGCCCCGGCGAGCGCATCGAGGTCACCCATCGCGCCCACTCCCGCGAGAACTTCGCCCGCGGCGCCCTGCGTGCGGCGTCCTGGCTCTCGGGGCAGAAACCCGGCCGGCTCTACTCCATGGGCCAGCTCCTGGGGGCCTAGTGAACGGCACCCTGAAGAAGGCCCTGGAACTCCTGGGCGGCGTGGTCCTGGGCAAGGAGACGCAGCTGCGCCTGTCCGTGGCCTGCCTCCTGGCCCGGGGGCACCTGCTCATCGAGGACATTCCGGGCATCGGCAAGACGACCCTGGCCAAGGCCCTGGCCACGGTCCTGGGCCTGGACTTCAAGCGGGTGCAGTTCACCAACGACCTCCTGCCGGCCGACGTGCTGGGGGTCTCGGTCTTCGACGCGGCCGAGGCCTCCTTCGTCTTCCACCCCGGCCCGGTCTTCACCAACGTGCTCCTGGCCGACGAGATTAACCGCGGCACCCCGCGGACCCAGAGCGCATTGCTTGAGGTCATGGAGGAGCAGCAGGTCAGCCTGGACAACAGCACGCGCCTGCTGCCCCGGCCCTTCTTCGTCCTGGCCACCCAGAACGCCCTGGACCAGGCCGGAACCTACCCGTTGCCCGAGTCCCAGCTGGATCGCTTCCTCTTCCGCATCAGCCTGGGCTACCCGGACCTGGACTCGGAGCTGGAGCTGCTGGGCCGCAGCCAGCACGGCGGGCGGCCCGTCCTGCCCGAGGCCGTGACCGGCGCCGACGAGATCTTGGACCTGCAGGAGCGCGCGGACCACGTGCGCACCAGCACGCCGCTGCTGCGCTACGTGCGCGACCTGCTGGAGTGGACGCGGGCCGGCGGGCGCTTCGTCAACGGGCTCTCGCCCCGGGCCGGGCAGGCCCTGGTGCGTGCTTCCAGGGCCTGGGCCTTCCTGGACGGCCGCGACTACGTCCTGCCCGAGGACGTGCAGGCCGTCTTCCCGAGTCTGGCCGTGCACCGCCTGCGCCCGGCCGGCGGCACGCCCGTGGACATGGCCGCCGTCCTCGACGCGGTGCCCATCCCCTGACGGGGCCGGGAGCGGCGCATGGCCCTGCCACGTTTCATCCGCAACCTAGTGCTGGCCCGGTTGCGGGCCGATCTGCCCGCGCGTCTGGGCCGCAAACGAATCTTCATCCTGCCCACCAGGGCCGGCATGGTCTTTGGCGCCTTCCTCCTGGCCATGCTCCTGGCGGCCATCAACTACACCAACAACCTCGCCTTCCTGCTGACCTTCATCCTCGGCAGCGTGGCCGTGGTCTCGGCCATCCATGCCTATGCCAACCTGGCCGGGCTGGAACTGGAGCACGGGCGGCTCCTGCCGGCCTACTGCGGAGACGAGGCCCGGCTGCAGCTCATGTTCCGCGCCGCGGGGCGCGAGCGCAGGCGTCTGCAGGTGCGGGTCGGCGAGGCTGCGGCCGAGGCGTCTCTGGCAGCGGGCGAGGGCAGGGAACTGGAACTGGGCGTGCCCACGGTCCGGCGCGGCCCGCTGCCCCTGGACAAGGTGGTGGTCAGCACCCGCTATCCCTTGGGCCTCTTCCGGGCCTGGTCGCCCCTCATCCTGCCCGTGACGGGCCTGGTCTACCCGCGCCTTCTGCCCGTGGACGCCCTGGACTGGCACCTCATGCAGGGCTCGGGCGAGGACGGGGGCCTCGGCGCCGTGGCCCAGTCGGGCGAGTTCGGCGGCATCCGGCCCTACCGGCCCCAGGACGGGCCGTCGCGTATCTCCTGGAAGGCCTCGGCCCGCGGCCTGGGCCTCTTTTCCAAGGAGTACCGCTCGGGCGTGGCCCGGACCATCGTCTTCGACTGGAACGAGGTCCGCGCCTCGGAATACGAGGAGCGCATCAGCCTCCTGGCCGGGCTGGTGCGTGAGGCCGAACGCCGGGGCCTCGGCTACGGACTGCGACTGCCGGCCCTTTTCATCGAGCCGGGCAGCGGCGCCGCCCACGCCCATCGCTGCCTGGAGGCCCTGGCCCTCCTGCCGGAGGCCGCATGATCCATGACAAGCGGCGCTTCAGCGTGGTCCTGGCCGCCCTGGCCGTGGCCTTTGCCCCGCATCTCCTGCGGGTCCCGGCATTCGTTGCGGGCTTCGTCTGCGCGTCCTGGGGCTACGCCCTGGGCATGCAGTACCGCGGCTGGCCCGTTCCGCCGCGCTGGCTGCGCGTCATCCTGGCCCTGGGCTGCCTAGTCCTGGTCTTCGCGTACTACGGCCGCTCCTTCGGCCGCGACGAGGGCGTGGCACTCCTGTCCCTCATGCTCGGGCTCAAGGCCGTGGAGAGCAAGTCCGTGCGGGACATGCTGGCCCTTCTTTTTCTGGCCTATTTCGTGGTCGTGACCAACGTGCTCTATTCCCAGGGCCTGCTCATGAGCGCGTACATGATCCTGTCGGTCCTGGCCGTGACGGCTGCTCTGGTCCACCTGCACTCGGCCCGGCCCACTCTGGCCCCGGACCTGCGCAGCGGCGCAGTGCTCCTGGCCCAGTCCCTGCCGCTGGCCCTGCTGCTTTTCGTCTTTTTCCCCCGCCTGCCGGGCGCCCTGTGGGGTGTGCAGGACGACCGCGACGAGGGCGTCACGGGCTTCAGCGGCACCCTGGAGCCGGGCTCCGTTTCGAGCCTGTCCCTGTCCGGCGAGGTCGCCTTCCGCGTGGACTTTTTCGGCCCGGCCCCGGATCGCGACAGCCTGTATTGGCGCGGCCTCGTGCTCGATACATTCGACGGGAGCAAATGGTTCCGAAACCTCCCCTTCGAACTGGCCGAGAAGGCCGACGGACTTCCGCCGGACCGGACGGAGTACGCCCTGACCGTGGAGCCCCACGGCAAGGAATGGCTCTTCGCCCTGGACCTGCCGGTCATCGCCCCGCGCGGGACCGTGCTGCGTTCGGACCGGACCCTGGTCAGCCTGCGCCTAATCCGTTCCCGCATGCGCTACGACCTCGTTTCCGCCCCGGCAGCGCCCGCCGTTGAGCCTGTGGGCCCGCAATGGACGGCCCTGCCCGAGGACGGCAACCCTCAGGCCCGGGAGCTGGCCCTGAGGTGGCGGGGCGAGGGCCGCGGAACGCGCGGTCTGATTGCGGCCGCCCTGGACCTTTTCCGCGAGGGCGGATTCGTGTACAGCCTGCAGCCCGGAGCCATGGAAGGGGACATCATCGATCAGTTTTTGTTTGCCTCCCGAAGGGGATACTGCGAACATTACGCCTCGGCCATGACCTTCCTGCTGCGCAGCGCCGGCGTGCCGGCCAGGGTGGTGGTCGGGTACCAGGGCGGGGAGTTCAACCCCATGGGGCAGTACCTCATCGTCCGCCAG encodes:
- the dapB gene encoding 4-hydroxy-tetrahydrodipicolinate reductase, with the protein product MSIPVIIMGAKGRMGSTLVRLASESDDFSVQGVVERAEYSAGLELLGCPVAHDLQDLLPSCPGATVIDFTAPEVSLSTARKASKTGNPVVIGTTGLSAEQLAELETLARDIPIFWSPNMSIGVNALVRVLPMLERILGEAYDMEITEIHHHHKKDAPSGTAVKLAQVLAESRGWKMEDVGNYGRQGIIGARPHEELGVHALRGGDVVGDHTVYFFGPGERIEVTHRAHSRENFARGALRAASWLSGQKPGRLYSMGQLLGA
- a CDS encoding AAA family ATPase, translated to MNGTLKKALELLGGVVLGKETQLRLSVACLLARGHLLIEDIPGIGKTTLAKALATVLGLDFKRVQFTNDLLPADVLGVSVFDAAEASFVFHPGPVFTNVLLADEINRGTPRTQSALLEVMEEQQVSLDNSTRLLPRPFFVLATQNALDQAGTYPLPESQLDRFLFRISLGYPDLDSELELLGRSQHGGRPVLPEAVTGADEILDLQERADHVRTSTPLLRYVRDLLEWTRAGGRFVNGLSPRAGQALVRASRAWAFLDGRDYVLPEDVQAVFPSLAVHRLRPAGGTPVDMAAVLDAVPIP
- a CDS encoding DUF58 domain-containing protein, which produces MALPRFIRNLVLARLRADLPARLGRKRIFILPTRAGMVFGAFLLAMLLAAINYTNNLAFLLTFILGSVAVVSAIHAYANLAGLELEHGRLLPAYCGDEARLQLMFRAAGRERRRLQVRVGEAAAEASLAAGEGRELELGVPTVRRGPLPLDKVVVSTRYPLGLFRAWSPLILPVTGLVYPRLLPVDALDWHLMQGSGEDGGLGAVAQSGEFGGIRPYRPQDGPSRISWKASARGLGLFSKEYRSGVARTIVFDWNEVRASEYEERISLLAGLVREAERRGLGYGLRLPALFIEPGSGAAHAHRCLEALALLPEAA
- a CDS encoding transglutaminase TgpA family protein, whose protein sequence is MIHDKRRFSVVLAALAVAFAPHLLRVPAFVAGFVCASWGYALGMQYRGWPVPPRWLRVILALGCLVLVFAYYGRSFGRDEGVALLSLMLGLKAVESKSVRDMLALLFLAYFVVVTNVLYSQGLLMSAYMILSVLAVTAALVHLHSARPTLAPDLRSGAVLLAQSLPLALLLFVFFPRLPGALWGVQDDRDEGVTGFSGTLEPGSVSSLSLSGEVAFRVDFFGPAPDRDSLYWRGLVLDTFDGSKWFRNLPFELAEKADGLPPDRTEYALTVEPHGKEWLFALDLPVIAPRGTVLRSDRTLVSLRLIRSRMRYDLVSAPAAPAVEPVGPQWTALPEDGNPQARELALRWRGEGRGTRGLIAAALDLFREGGFVYSLQPGAMEGDIIDQFLFASRRGYCEHYASAMTFLLRSAGVPARVVVGYQGGEFNPMGQYLIVRQSDAHAWVEVWEDGRWLRVDPTSVVAPQRLTVGAEAVFSPQGQGEAVPEGLRALRRVGRFFQLGWDAANNSWNQWVLGFSHDRQRGLWQRLGLDPSTRAGAGKLAGLLAMGLAVVLGTVFWFMLRSRRAHTDPVAILYARFCRAMERAGLPRRPSEGPVDYAGRIGLERPDLGSAAREIADAYVALRYGVRGDMDAFNRLVGEFIGRKM